A genome region from Erigeron canadensis isolate Cc75 chromosome 3, C_canadensis_v1, whole genome shotgun sequence includes the following:
- the LOC122593240 gene encoding UDP-galactose/UDP-glucose transporter 4-like, protein MKNNEEQSRSLFGISLSDRPKWQQFLICSSGFFFGYLVNGVCEEYVYNRLKFSYGWYFTFIQGWVYIALIYLQGFTTKQMVNPWKTYVKLSAVLMGSHGLTKGSLAFLNYPAQLMFKSTKVLPVMVMGAFIPGLRRKYPPHEYVSALLLVVGLILFTLADANTSPNFSILGVVMVSGALIMDSFLGNFQEAIFTMNPDTTQMEMLFCSTVVGLPFLIPPMLLTGELFKAWSSCWQHPYVYGVLVFEAMATFIGQVSVLSLIAIFGAATTAMITTARKAVTLLLSYLIFTKPLTEQHGTGLILIAMGIVLKMIPENKPAPRKVQKMKELPLGKDENQRNEEEEEKRPLV, encoded by the exons ATGAAGAATAATGAAGAACAGTCTCGATCTCTGTTTGGAATTTCATTATCTGACAGACCAAAATGGCAGCAATTTCTCATTTGTTCTTCTGGTTTTTTCTTTGGATATCTTGTTAATGGTGTTTGTGAG gaatatgtatataataggCTTAAATTCAG tTATGGCTGGTATTTTACCTTCATACAAGGATGGGTTTACATTGCATTGATTTACCTGCAAGGTTTCACCACCAAGCAAATGGTGAATCCGTGGAAAACGTATGTCAAGCTCTCGGCAGTACTCATGGGTTCTCATGGGCTTACCAAAGGGTCTTTGGCTTTCCTTAATTACCCTGCTCAACTTATGTTTAAATCCACCAAG GTTCTTCCGGTGATGGTCATGGGAGCGTTTATTCCTGGTTTAAGAAGAAAATACCCTCCCCATGAATACGTTTCCGCATTGCTTTTGGTAGTGGGTCTAATACTATTCACTCTTGCGGATGCAAATACCTCCCCAAATTTTAGCATTCTCGGTGTTGTGATGGTTTCTGGTGCTCTTATCATGGATTCATTTCTAGGAAACTTTCAAGAAGCTATCTTTACCATGAATCCCGATACAACACAG ATGGAGATGCTATTTTGCTCAACTGTAGTGGGTTTGCCTTTTTTGATTCCTCCAATGCTTTTGACAGGGGAATTATTCAAAGCATGGAGTTCATGTTGGCAG CATCCTTACGTCTATGGTGTACTAGTCTTTGAAGCAATGGCAACATTTATCGGTCAAGTCTCTGTACTTTCACTCATTGCCATATTTGGAGCTGCCACTACCGCAATG ATAACAACGGCCAGAAAGGCGGTCACATTGCTGCTATCTTATTTGATCTTTACAAAGCCATTAACGGAGCAACATGGGACTGGTTTGATTTTGATAGCAATGGGAATCGTGTTGAAGATGATACCAGAGAACAAACCAGCTCCAAGAAAAGTTCAGAAAATGAAAGAATTGCCTTTGGGCAAAGATGAAAACCAAAGaaatgaagaggaagaagaaaagagaccTTTGGTTTga
- the LOC122592571 gene encoding uncharacterized protein LOC122592571 isoform X2 translates to MGSYEETKLQLFLEWLKLNGVELRGCNIKYSDFNKGLGVYSSHGVADGIPLVVPLNLAITPMRVLQDPILGPECSAMYEDGDVDDRLLILLFLTFEYKRKNSSWKPYLDILPTSFGSPLWFSDDELLELKGTTLFKATELQKKSLRSLYDEKVKNLVKKLLVLDGDLQSEVSFNDFLWANSIFWTRALSIPLPRASVFPQVQEEQQNYMDGDNGKKNEVESNADGVNSYLVQEETVWVEGLVPGIDFCNHDLKAAATWEVDGTGAATGVPLSMYLLSVEEAHHQIGEEISISYGNKGNEELLYLYGFVTDNNPDDYIMIHYPAEAIKDVPSSETKLQLLGAHKAEMRCLLSKSLLDRGFFSNKEETDDKGEGTGVPDYSWSGQRKTPSYLKKLVFPEEFLTCLRTIAMREDEIFVVTSLLQGLVDSDGERQPSDLEVRAAIWEACGDSGALQLLVDLLNTRMMDLEEGSGTEDSDTQLLEKYAYCKTTEDTKSNSIDKKQELSRNKWASIVYRRGQKQLTRQFLKEAEHALQLALSEGN, encoded by the exons ATGGGAAGCTATGAAGAAACGAAGCTTCAGCTTTTTCTTGAATGGTTAAAG TTAAATGGAGTGGAATTGCGAGGCTGTAACATCAAGTACAGTGATTTCAATAAAGGGCTTGGTGTATATTCATCTCATGGTGTTGCTGATG GGATTCCGCTGGTGGTTCCTCTTAATTTGGCTATAACTCCAATGAGGGTCTTACAAGATCCAATACTTGGACCCGAATGCTCTGCGATGTATGAGGATGGAGATGTGGACGATAGATTATTGATATTGTTGTTTCTTACTTTTGAGTATAAAAGAAAGAACTCTTCATGGAAACC GTACCTTGATATACTTCCCACTTCTTTCGGAAGTCCACTTTGGTTCTCCGATGATGAGCTTTTGGAGCTAAAAGGAACCACATTGTTTAAGGCAACTGAATTGCAG AAGAAAAGTTTGCGGTCATTGTATGATGAGAAAGTGAAAAACTTAGTGAAGAAGCTTTTGGTTCTTGATGGTGACTTACAAAG TGAAGTTTCTTTCAATGACTTTCTCTG GGCTAATTCAATATTTTGGACCCGTGCTCTGAGTATACCTCTTCCTCGCGCCTCTGTATTCCCTCAAGTTCAAGAAGAACAACAAAATTATATGGATGGTGATAATGGCAAAA AAAACGAGGTTGAAAGTAATGCTGATGGGGTCAATTCATATTTGGTACAAGAAGAGACTGTTTGGGTCGAAGGTCTTGTCCCTGGCATTGACTTTTGCAACCACG ATTTGAAGGCTGCAGCAACATGGGAAGTTGATGGAACAGGAGCAGCAACCGGTGTTCCTTTGTCCATGTATCTTCTTTCTG TTGAAGAAGCTCATCATCAAATTGGAGAAGAGATATCAATTAGCTATGGTAACAAAGGAAATGAG GAACTTCTATACCTATACGGGTTTGTCACTGATAATAATCCGGATGATTATATCATG ATTCACTATCCGGCAGAAGCTATTAAGGATGTACCATCGTCGGAAACCAAACTACAACTTCTGGGAGCACAT AAAGCTGAAATGAGGTGTCTTTTATCAAAGAGTTTACTTGATCGTGGGTTCTTCTCAAATAAAGAAGAAACCGATGATAAAGGTGAAGGGACTGGAGTTCCTGACTATAGTTGGAGTGGTCAACGCAAGACACCATCTTACTTGAAGAAGCTCGTTTTTCCTGAAGAGTTCCTGACCTGCTTGAGGACAATAGCCATGCGGGAAGATGAGATATTCGTGGTTACATCATTGCTCCAAGGG CTTGTTGATTCAGATGGGGAAAGACAACCATCAGATTTAGAAGTTCGTGCAGCTATATGGGAAGCTTGTGGGGATTCAGGCGCCCTACAATTGCTTGTTGATCTTCTTAATACGAG GATGATGGATCTTGAAGAGGGTTCGGGAACTGAAGATTCGGACACTCAACTACTTGAAAAGTATGCTTACTGTAAAACAACTGAAGATACCAAAAG CAATAGCATTGATAAGAAGCAAGAACTGAGTAGAAACAAATGGGCAAGCATAGTGTACAGGCGAGGTCAAAAGCAACTCACGCGACAGTTCCTGAAAGAAGCAGAACATGCGTTGCAATTAGCTTTAAGCGAAGGCAATTAA
- the LOC122592571 gene encoding uncharacterized protein LOC122592571 isoform X1 — MGSYEETKLQLFLEWLKLNGVELRGCNIKYSDFNKGLGVYSSHGVADGIPLVVPLNLAITPMRVLQDPILGPECSAMYEDGDVDDRLLILLFLTFEYKRKNSSWKPYLDILPTSFGSPLWFSDDELLELKGTTLFKATELQKKSLRSLYDEKVKNLVKKLLVLDGDLQSEVSFNDFLWANSIFWTRALSIPLPRASVFPQVQEEQQNYMDGDNGKKNEVESNADGVNSYLVQEETVWVEGLVPGIDFCNHDLKAAATWEVDGTGAATGVPLSMYLLSVEEAHHQIGEEISISYGNKGNEELLYLYGFVTDNNPDDYIMIHYPAEAIKDVPSSETKLQLLGAHKAEMRCLLSKSLLDRGFFSNKEETDDKGEGTGVPDYSWSGQRKTPSYLKKLVFPEEFLTCLRTIAMREDEIFVVTSLLQGVNTYSHACYYGERQPSDLEVRAAIWEACGDSGALQLLVDLLNTRMMDLEEGSGTEDSDTQLLEKYAYCKTTEDTKSNSIDKKQELSRNKWASIVYRRGQKQLTRQFLKEAEHALQLALSEGN, encoded by the exons ATGGGAAGCTATGAAGAAACGAAGCTTCAGCTTTTTCTTGAATGGTTAAAG TTAAATGGAGTGGAATTGCGAGGCTGTAACATCAAGTACAGTGATTTCAATAAAGGGCTTGGTGTATATTCATCTCATGGTGTTGCTGATG GGATTCCGCTGGTGGTTCCTCTTAATTTGGCTATAACTCCAATGAGGGTCTTACAAGATCCAATACTTGGACCCGAATGCTCTGCGATGTATGAGGATGGAGATGTGGACGATAGATTATTGATATTGTTGTTTCTTACTTTTGAGTATAAAAGAAAGAACTCTTCATGGAAACC GTACCTTGATATACTTCCCACTTCTTTCGGAAGTCCACTTTGGTTCTCCGATGATGAGCTTTTGGAGCTAAAAGGAACCACATTGTTTAAGGCAACTGAATTGCAG AAGAAAAGTTTGCGGTCATTGTATGATGAGAAAGTGAAAAACTTAGTGAAGAAGCTTTTGGTTCTTGATGGTGACTTACAAAG TGAAGTTTCTTTCAATGACTTTCTCTG GGCTAATTCAATATTTTGGACCCGTGCTCTGAGTATACCTCTTCCTCGCGCCTCTGTATTCCCTCAAGTTCAAGAAGAACAACAAAATTATATGGATGGTGATAATGGCAAAA AAAACGAGGTTGAAAGTAATGCTGATGGGGTCAATTCATATTTGGTACAAGAAGAGACTGTTTGGGTCGAAGGTCTTGTCCCTGGCATTGACTTTTGCAACCACG ATTTGAAGGCTGCAGCAACATGGGAAGTTGATGGAACAGGAGCAGCAACCGGTGTTCCTTTGTCCATGTATCTTCTTTCTG TTGAAGAAGCTCATCATCAAATTGGAGAAGAGATATCAATTAGCTATGGTAACAAAGGAAATGAG GAACTTCTATACCTATACGGGTTTGTCACTGATAATAATCCGGATGATTATATCATG ATTCACTATCCGGCAGAAGCTATTAAGGATGTACCATCGTCGGAAACCAAACTACAACTTCTGGGAGCACAT AAAGCTGAAATGAGGTGTCTTTTATCAAAGAGTTTACTTGATCGTGGGTTCTTCTCAAATAAAGAAGAAACCGATGATAAAGGTGAAGGGACTGGAGTTCCTGACTATAGTTGGAGTGGTCAACGCAAGACACCATCTTACTTGAAGAAGCTCGTTTTTCCTGAAGAGTTCCTGACCTGCTTGAGGACAATAGCCATGCGGGAAGATGAGATATTCGTGGTTACATCATTGCTCCAAGGGGTGAACACCTATTCGCACGCTTGTTATT ATGGGGAAAGACAACCATCAGATTTAGAAGTTCGTGCAGCTATATGGGAAGCTTGTGGGGATTCAGGCGCCCTACAATTGCTTGTTGATCTTCTTAATACGAG GATGATGGATCTTGAAGAGGGTTCGGGAACTGAAGATTCGGACACTCAACTACTTGAAAAGTATGCTTACTGTAAAACAACTGAAGATACCAAAAG CAATAGCATTGATAAGAAGCAAGAACTGAGTAGAAACAAATGGGCAAGCATAGTGTACAGGCGAGGTCAAAAGCAACTCACGCGACAGTTCCTGAAAGAAGCAGAACATGCGTTGCAATTAGCTTTAAGCGAAGGCAATTAA
- the LOC122593283 gene encoding uncharacterized protein LOC122593283 yields MEPQSESSIISMIQPRRLIDFLEDQNLPFPRRPKSKISVFIHAFSRRFSNKLNKSSSSRCPAAEPSMSRTTSVTVKDILRWKSFRDLNEPILLIDNNNNVPLPPSIMSPKCTSIISTTSSGSSPNSSWSSDFTVGDSPVWCRGLISSSDVVVDDEVTSCKKHFHVNVGCAENAHNNITKLAHPKDRIVHEEEEQFSPISVLDFTQQHEETFSSFHQSLVNMQRRNIMLKQRIQDFENLIGDEEDHFLENNDKYELNDDIESFQIEEKAIQLIDHVFKLTTTSSGSKEWDINMDCMLLDFFRDELITSKETKSNSREIESKILRMAKSWVKGEDHDGSLEWALEGTRQVCIQGMEKNENWRDFEQEQRDIAIEIEEIMLNDLLDELSIDLLLNI; encoded by the exons ATGGAACCACAATCAGAATCATCTATAATTAGTATGATTCAGCCTCGGAGGCTCATAGACTTCCTTGAAGACCAAAACCTCCCCTTCCCTCGTCGTCCCAAATCCAAAATCTCCGTCTTTATCCACGCCTTTTCTCGTCGTTTctccaacaaattaaacaaatcgTCTTCCTCTCGTTGTCCTGCAGCTGAGCCTTCAATGTCCAGAACAACTTCGGTGACTGTCAAGGATATCCTACGCTGGaaatcatttcgtgatctaaACGAACCAATATTACTAAtagataacaataataatgttCCTCTACCACCATCAATAATGTCTCCTAAATGTACTAGTATTATAAGCACAACGTCCAGTGGTTCGTCGCCGAATAGTAGCTGGAGTAGTGATTTTACAGTCGGTGATTCCCCTGTATGGTGTCGCGGATTGATTTCTTCTAgtgatgttgttgttgatgatgaggTCACTAGTTGTAAGAAACATTTCCATGTTAATGTTGGTTGTGCCGAAAACGCCCATAACAACATCACCAAGTTAGCTCATCCAAAG GATCGTATTGTAcacgaagaagaagaacaatTTAGTCCAATTTCGGTCCTTGATTTTACACAACAACATGAAGAAAcattttcttcatttcatcAAAGCCTTGTCAATATGcaaa GACGAAACATAATGCTAAAGCAACGAATTCAAGACTTTGAGAATCTCATTGGGGATGAAGAAGATCATTTTTTAGAGAATAATGATAAGTACGAATTAAATGATGATATCGAATCATTTCAAATCGAAGAAAAGGCAATCCAATTAATAGATCATGTCTTCAAATTAACAACTACAAGCTCTGGTAGTAAGGAATGGGACATAAACATGGATTGTATGCTACTAGATTTCTTTAGGGATGAATTGATCACATCCAAAGAAACGAAAAGCAATAGCCGCGAAATTGAATCAAAGATTTTGAGGATGGCAAAATCTTGGGTTAAAGGCGAAGATCATGACGGATCTTTGGAGTGGGCATTGGAGGGTACTAGACAAGTGTGTATTCAAGGAATGGAAAAGAACGAGAATTGGAGAGATTTCGAACAAGAGCAACGAGATATTGCCATTGAAATCGAGGAAATCATGCTTAATGATTTGTTAGACGAGTTATCAATAGATCTTCTTCTTAACATTTAG
- the LOC122594567 gene encoding two-component response regulator ARR1-like has product MRWHEKKIKRGSLSANMVRVENAGSKRTTENDEQNGSVEKKPRVVWTKEMHQKFLEAVAKLGHDKAFPKKIVELMNVPGLTRENVASHLQKYRMCMKRAQEGFTGSLYDLTYPFGFNIPQENLQQSHWNPFQMGPRNTTTTTRHFDLNSYKSRARLPQQNYTSLLSTIQLKPDHNFRVYGDQKKNVLFSIGDSRLVQSNTSFAGFRLTRDGKSVMFGENNHLNKSCIQFSSVHQQVSVPEIGTGDSSHCQSLSVSSAPPGNGPVKFNAQLSSLAALLDLDEPMPPLGSSNFTEQPSSVATPWTNCDEPFGFTCQEQQHSGIMAQPQSTGLQWTNWAESPAFSPQLPPSGNDTNTNAEIFSDFSSTSLPPDICELGTVVDDYGVDTSAISVFDDLLFDHQELT; this is encoded by the exons ATGCGTTGGCAcgagaaaaagataaaaagaggATCATTATCTGCAAATATGGTACGTGTGGAAAATGCAGGTAGTAAAAGAACAACAGAGAACGATGAACAAAATGGAAGTGTTGAAAAGAAACCAAGGGTTGTGTGGACTAAGGAGATGCATCAAAAATTCTTAGAAGCTGTTGCTAAGTTAGGGCATGATA AGGCTTTTCCAAAGAAGATAGTTGAGCTCATGAATGTTCCAGGATTGACAAGAGAAAATGTGGCTAGTCATCTGCAG AAGTACCGAATGTGTATGAAACGAGCACAAGAAGGCTTTACAGGTTCATTATATGATCTCACTTACCCTTTCGGGTTCAATATTCCACAAGAAAATCTTCAACAATCTCATTGGAACCCTTTTCAAATGGGACCAAGAaacactactactactacaaGGCATTTTGATTTAAATAGTTACAAATCAAGAGCAAGGTTGCCTCAACAAAACTATACATCCCTTCTAAGTACAATCCAGCTAAAACCCGACCATAACTTCAGAGTGTATGGCGACCAAAAGAAAAACGTTCTTTTTAGTATTGGAGACAGTAGGTTGGTGCAGTCAAATACAAGTTTTGCTGGATTTAGATTGACCCGTGATGGGAAATCCGTCATGTTTGGAGAAAACAATCATTTAAACAAGAGTTGCATCCAATTCTCATCGGTTCATCAACAAGTTTCTGTTCCTGAAATTGGAACGGGTGATTCTAGCCATTGCCAGTCACTTTCAGTCAGCTCTGCACCACCAGGGAACGGGCCAGTTAAATTCAACGCTCAGCTGTCTTCGTTAGCTGCTCTTCTAGACCTTGATGAACCCATGCCACCCCTAGGGTCAAGTAACTTCACTGAGCAGCCATCATCTGTAGCCACACCATGGACCAACTGTGATGAGCCGTTTGGTTTCACTTGTCAGGAGCAGCAGCATTCGGGCATCATGGCTCAGCCACAATCTACAGGACTTCAGTGGACCAACTGGGCTGAGTCACCCGCCTTTTCTCCTCAGCTGCCACCATCAGGAAATGATACCAATACAAATGCTGAAATCTTTAGCGATTTCTCCTCAACGTCTCTTCCTCCGGATATTTGTGAACTGGGGACAGTAGTAGATGACTATGGAGTTGATACAAGTGCAATATCTGTTTTTGATGATTTACTCTTTGATCATCAAGAGTTGACTTAG
- the LOC122593521 gene encoding ribosomal RNA small subunit methyltransferase, chloroplastic isoform X2, translating to MTTFLLQNLPPVPSSLTPIRYTSSISHTLVCIVNNNNSNTDKPRKIKPRITKIKIKEPDDYHATLKALNSKGRTPRKALGQLVDAANVGNGDIVLEIGPGTGSLTNVLVESGANVLAIEKDPYMAALVTDRFASTNRVKVIQDDFTKCHLRSELSSYMGSDSSDSNPYAKVVANIPFNISTDIVKQLLPMGDIFSDVVLLLQDETALRMVDSSLRTHEYRPINIFINFYSDPEYIFKVPRENFFPQPKVDAAVVVFRLKQEVDYPQVSSTKSFFSMVHSAFNGKRKMLRKTLQHITSSLKIEEALVNIGLHATSRPEELTLEDFVKLHNLIVDA from the exons ATGACGACTTTCCTGTTACAAAACCTCCCGCCAGTTCCTTCATCTTTGACACCCATTCGCTACACCTCCTCAATATCACACACACTTGTATGTAttgtcaataataataatagtaatacaGATAAACCCAGAAAAATAAAACCCAGAAtaaccaaaatcaaaatcaaagaaCCAGACGATTATCATGCCACTCTCAAAGCCCTCAATTCCAAAGGCCGAACCCCACGAAAGGCCCTTGGTCAG CTTGTTGATGCTGCCAATGTGGGTAATGGTGATATTGTTCTTGAAATCGGTCCTGGAACTGGGTCGCTTACGAATGTTCTTGTTGAGTCTGGTGCAAATGTTCTTGCTATTGAAAAG GATCCTTATATGGCTGCACTTGTTACAGATCGTTTCGCTAGTACTAATCGTGTGAAG GTGATACAAGACGACTTTACAAAATGCCATCTCCGATCTGAGTTGTCGTCATACATGGGAAGTGATTCCTCAGATTCAAATCCATATGCAAAG GTAGTTGCCAATATACCGTTCAATATAAGTACTGATATAGTTAAACAACTTCTTCCAATGGGTGATATCTTCTCGGATGTAGTCTTATTACTCCAG GATGAAACCGCTTTGCGTATGGTGGACTCATCTTTGAGGACTCATGAATACCGGCCCatcaatatcttcattaactttTACTCAG ATCCTGAATACATATTCAAGGTCCCAAGGGAAAACTTCTTTCCTCAACCTAAA GTAGATGCAGCTGTTGTTGTGTTTAGACTGAAGCAAGAAGTAGACTACCCCCAAGTGTCATCAACCAAGAGCTTCTTTTCAATG GTTCACTCTGCATTTAATGGGAAACGTAAGATGCTGCGGAAAACACTCCAACACATAACATCCTCTCTAAAGATTGAGGAAGCTCTTGTAAACATTGGTCTTCATGCTACT TCAAGGCCAGAAGAACTGACACTAGAAGATTTTGTAAAGTTGCATAATTTGATTGTAGATGCATAA
- the LOC122593521 gene encoding ribosomal RNA small subunit methyltransferase, chloroplastic isoform X1 yields the protein MTTFLLQNLPPVPSSLTPIRYTSSISHTLVCIVNNNNSNTDKPRKIKPRITKIKIKEPDDYHATLKALNSKGRTPRKALGQHYMLNGEVNEQLVDAANVGNGDIVLEIGPGTGSLTNVLVESGANVLAIEKDPYMAALVTDRFASTNRVKVIQDDFTKCHLRSELSSYMGSDSSDSNPYAKVVANIPFNISTDIVKQLLPMGDIFSDVVLLLQDETALRMVDSSLRTHEYRPINIFINFYSDPEYIFKVPRENFFPQPKVDAAVVVFRLKQEVDYPQVSSTKSFFSMVHSAFNGKRKMLRKTLQHITSSLKIEEALVNIGLHATSRPEELTLEDFVKLHNLIVDA from the exons ATGACGACTTTCCTGTTACAAAACCTCCCGCCAGTTCCTTCATCTTTGACACCCATTCGCTACACCTCCTCAATATCACACACACTTGTATGTAttgtcaataataataatagtaatacaGATAAACCCAGAAAAATAAAACCCAGAAtaaccaaaatcaaaatcaaagaaCCAGACGATTATCATGCCACTCTCAAAGCCCTCAATTCCAAAGGCCGAACCCCACGAAAGGCCCTTGGTCAG CATTATATGTTAAATGGTGAAGTAAATGAACAGCTTGTTGATGCTGCCAATGTGGGTAATGGTGATATTGTTCTTGAAATCGGTCCTGGAACTGGGTCGCTTACGAATGTTCTTGTTGAGTCTGGTGCAAATGTTCTTGCTATTGAAAAG GATCCTTATATGGCTGCACTTGTTACAGATCGTTTCGCTAGTACTAATCGTGTGAAG GTGATACAAGACGACTTTACAAAATGCCATCTCCGATCTGAGTTGTCGTCATACATGGGAAGTGATTCCTCAGATTCAAATCCATATGCAAAG GTAGTTGCCAATATACCGTTCAATATAAGTACTGATATAGTTAAACAACTTCTTCCAATGGGTGATATCTTCTCGGATGTAGTCTTATTACTCCAG GATGAAACCGCTTTGCGTATGGTGGACTCATCTTTGAGGACTCATGAATACCGGCCCatcaatatcttcattaactttTACTCAG ATCCTGAATACATATTCAAGGTCCCAAGGGAAAACTTCTTTCCTCAACCTAAA GTAGATGCAGCTGTTGTTGTGTTTAGACTGAAGCAAGAAGTAGACTACCCCCAAGTGTCATCAACCAAGAGCTTCTTTTCAATG GTTCACTCTGCATTTAATGGGAAACGTAAGATGCTGCGGAAAACACTCCAACACATAACATCCTCTCTAAAGATTGAGGAAGCTCTTGTAAACATTGGTCTTCATGCTACT TCAAGGCCAGAAGAACTGACACTAGAAGATTTTGTAAAGTTGCATAATTTGATTGTAGATGCATAA
- the LOC122594177 gene encoding uncharacterized protein LOC122594177, producing the protein METEIEAVTNLVTALENASFMAKHLLTSTTTTQDSAIIHASLEAAHRHLSVFLLAHNPQPHTSADDDDDDSPMQLEQDEDSKMITIEKVEEGIKDCYIHNNKNKRLKRSLSPASLAAGELSQRLEPELQSEFGNYGYDPHVEKLRALDLIYQFHS; encoded by the coding sequence ATGGAGACTGAAATTGAGGCAGTCACAAACCTTGTGACGGCATTAGAAAACGCAagtttcatggcaaaacacctGCTAACCTCAACCACAACCACACAAGACTCGGCCATCATACACGCTTCCCTAGAAGCCGCACACCGGCACCTTTCTGTCTTCCTCCTCGCTCACAATCCACAACCACACACCTctgcagatgatgatgatgatgattcacCTATGCAATTAGAGCAAGATGAGGATTCGAAAATGATTACTATCGAAAAGGTGGAAGAAGGAATCAAGGATTGTTATATtcacaacaataaaaataagaGACTCAAACGGTCCTTGTCTCCAGCTTCTTTGGCTGCTGGGGAGCTGAGCCAGAGGCTGGAACCGGAGCTCCAAAGTGAATTTGGTAATTATGGTTATGATCCTCATGTAGAAAAGTTGAGAGCTTTGGATCTCATTTATCAGTTTCATTCTTGA
- the LOC122592633 gene encoding protein-ribulosamine 3-kinase, chloroplastic: MVAHLGVISFSTSCQFHHSSYQISFRLHKPMAMATVSTDPVREWILTEGKATQITGIRPVGGGCINLASKYITDAGSFFVKTNRSIGPEMFEGEALGLRAMYDTKSIRVPQPFKVGALPTGGSYIIMEFIEFGSSRGDQSILGRKLAEMHKAAKSEKGFGFHVDNTIGSTPQINTWTSDWIEFYSEHRLNFQLKLAQQQYGDSSIYQKGQRLVKNIGVLFEDVTIEPCLLHGDLWSGNISSDKNGEPVILDPACYYGHNEAEFGMSWCAGFGGSFYNAYFEVMPKQPGFEKRRDLYLLYHYLNHYNLFGSGYRSSAMSIIDDYLRVLKA, from the exons ATGGTGGCACATTTAGGTGTCATCTCTTTCTCTACTTCTTGTCAATTCCACCATTCTTCATACCAAATTTCTTTCCGTCTGCATAAGCCCATGGCTA TGGCAACAGTGAGTACGGATCCAGTGCGAGAATGGATTCTAACCGAAGGAAAAGCAACTCAGATAACGGGGATCAGGCCTGTTGGTGGTGGTTGCATAAATCTTGCCAGCAAATACATTACTGATGCTGGTTCGTTCTTCGTTAAGACAAACAG gagtaTTGGACCGGAGATGTTTGAAGGGGAGGCTTTGGGGTTAAGGGCCATGTATGATACAAAATCAATCCGTGTTCCTCAACCTTTCAAG GTCGGTGCACTGCCAACAGGTGGGTCATATATCATTATGGAATTCATTGAATTTGGTTCATCGAGAGGGGATCAG TCTATACTAGGGAGGAAGCTTGCAGAGATGCACAAAGCTGCAAAATCAGAAAAAGGTTTCGGGTTTCATGTCGACAATACCATTGGCAG CACACCGCAGATAAACACATGGACATCAGATTGGATTGAGTTTTACTCTGAGCATCGACTGAATTTTCAACTTAAGCTAGCACAGCAACAATATGGTGATTCATCTATTTACCAAAAAG GACAAAGATTAGTGAAAAATATAGGGGTTTTGTTTGAAGATGTGACAATTGAGCCTTGTTTATTACATGGAGATTTATGGAGTGGGAATATTAGTTCTGACAAAAACGGGGAGCCTGTTATACTTGATCCAGCTTGTTACT ATGGGCATAATGAAGCAGAATTTGGAATGTCATGGTGTGCTGGATTTGGAGGGTCTTTCTACAATGCATATTTTGAG GTGATGCCGAAACAACCAGGATTCGAGAAAAGAAGAGATCTATATTTGCTATATCATTACTTGAACCATTACAATCTATTTGGTTCTGGTTACCGATCGTCGGCTATGtctatcattgatgattatctTAGGGTGTTAAAAGCTTAA